TTGTCGAGACGCGGCAGCCCCTTGATCCAGTAGTCCTTGTTCCGCGCGAGCACCAGCCGGTCGCCGCGCTTCCACTCGGCGACCGTGAACGGGCCCGTGCCGATGGGCGCCGTCTTGAGCGTGTCCACGGCCTCCCGCGGATAGATCACCGAGCCCGGGCGCGCCATGGTCAGGAGGAAGTTGGAATCGATGGCCTTGAGCGTGAGCGTGACGGTGTGGGTGTCCTTGACGATGATATTGGTGATGCCCAGGTAGCGGGGGCGGTGCGGGTGCTTGGTCTCCGGGTTCATGGCCCGCTCGAGCACGAACTTCACGTCCTCGGCGCGCATCTCCCGCCCGTTGTGGAACCGGACGCCCTTCTTGAGGAAGAAGGTGTAGTTGAGGTTGTCCGTGGTGTACCAGCGCTCGGCCAGCCACGGCACCAGCTTGCCGTGCTTGTCGAGCTTCACCAGGCTCTCCTGGACGTTGTAGTGGATCGTGTTCTGGATGGCGGTGGCCGGGCTCGCCGTCATGTCGAGCCCCGGTGGCTCCGCCGCGGCCTGCACCACGAGCGTGCCGGCCTGCTGCTGGGCCTGGGCCGCAGGCGAGCCCGCGACCAGTGCGGCGAGCGCCAGAGCGAGCGCCAGCATCACGCGCCAGAGACTCATCGCTTTCCCCCCATGAAGAAGTCCACCGTGCGACGCAGCCCCTCGTCGAAGGTCACGAGCGGCTCGTAGCCGAAGTCGCGCTTGGCGCTGCCGATGTCGGCCAGGGTGTGCGGCACGTCCCCCACCCGGCGCGGCAGGTGCCTCCGCCGGAGCGGGGTCCCCAGCAGCCCTTCCAGCATGGCGATCATCCCGAGGAGGGTGATCCGGCTGCCGCACCCCACGTTGTACGACTTGCCGGAGACGGCCGCGGCCGGCGCCCGCGCCGCCAGCAGGTTGGCCGAGACCACGTTGTCGATGTAGGTGAAGTCCCGGGACTGGGTGCCGTCGCCGTGGACCTGGAGCGGGCGGCGCCCCAGGCCCCAGAGGATGAAGCGCGGGATCACCGCGGCATACTCGCTCTTGGGGTCCTGGCGGGGGCCGAACACGTTGAAGTACCTGAGTCCCACCGTCTCCACGCCGAACAGCCGGCTCCACACTCCCGCGTAGATCTCCCCCGCGACCTTGGTCGCGGCATACGGGGAGATCGGGGAAGTGGGCTGCTCCTCGCGCTTCGGCAGATCGGGACGCTCGCCGTAGACCGACGAGGACGAGGCGTAGACGATGCGCGGCTTCCGACGCTCCGCGGCGGCGGCGTGGAGCAGATGGAGGAAGCCGGTGACGTTGGAGGCGTTGGCGCCCAGCGGATCGGCCACGGAGCGCGGCACGGAGCGCATGGCCGCCTGGTTGAAGACCACGGAGGCGCCGGCCACCGCCCGCTTCACCGCCGCGAGATTGACGAGGTCCCCACGCATCACCTCGAGGCCCCGGTCGCCTCGCGCGAAGTCGAGGTTGGCCCGGCTCCCGGTGGAGAAGTTGTCGAAGACCCGCACCCGGTAGCCGTCGGCGAGGAGCCGCTCCACCAGGTGGGAGCCGATGAAGCCCGCTCCGCCGGTCACCAGCGCGAGTGATTTCCTTGTCATCTCAGGCGCGTGAACGCGCCCAATTATGGTGGCGGGGCGCCGGAATTGTCAATCTTGGGTTCGCGGTCGGAGCGCCCCGGGAACGCCGCAGCACGGTTTGACAAGCGGGGTCCCCGCGGCTAGGATGTGGCCCTCGTGTCACAGTGACCCCCCTGCTCCGCCCCGACGAGGTAAGGAGGCTGCCATGCGTCCCCCCCTCACGGCTGTCACCGCGCTGCTCCTCACGCTCGGACTCGCCGCCCCGGCGGCGCTCGACGCGCAGACCAAGGACGACACGATCGTCTACGCGCTCCAGTCGGACATCGCCACGTGGGACCCGCCCAACGACGTGCTGCGCGAGGCCATCATCCTCGGCTACCACGTCTTCGACCACCTGGCCGCGCGCGACGTCAAGACCGGTCGGGTGGGCGCGAACCTGGCCACCTCGTGGAAGGCCCTGGACGACACGACCTGGGAGGTCAAGCTGCGGCGGGGCGTCAGGTTCCACGACGGCACGCCGTTCGGCGCCAAGGACGTCAAGGCCACCTTCGAGCGGGTGCTAGACCCCAAGAACAAGCTCACCGCCCGCGGCAACCACGCCAAGATCAAGAGCGTGGAGGTCGTGGACGACTCCACGGTCCGCTTCAAGACCGACGGCCCCTACCCCCTCTTCGTCGAGCGCATGACCGCGCAGGTGATGCAGTCGGCCAAGGTCATCGCCGAGAAGGGCCATGAGTGGATGCAGGAGCACCCGGTCGGCACCGGTCCCTACAAGCTCGTGAAGTGGAGCCGGAAGCAGGAGCACCTGCTCGTCCGCAACGACGAGTACTGGGGGCCCAAGCCCCACTTCAAGTACGTGCGCATCCGCATCATCCCCGAGCAGGCCACGCAGATCGCCGAGCTCCTCTCGGGGGGCGTCGATGTGATCAAGGCCGTGCCGCCCGACCAGATGGACGTCATCAACAAGTCGGGCACCTCCCGCACGACCACCTCGCCCATCCTCCGCACCGCCATGCTCCAGCTCGACCAGTCGGGGCGCGGCGGGCCGAACCCCTTCCAGGACCGGCGGGTGCGGCAGGCGGCCAACCTGGCCACGGACATCGACGGTGTCATCAAGCACGTGCTGAACGGCCTCGGCGACCGCACCGCGACCGGGGTCAACCCCATGGCCTTCGGCTGGGACCAGACCCTCAAGCCCTACAAGCAGGACGTGAGCCGCGCCAAGAAGCTCCTGGCCGAGGCCGGCTTCCCGAACGGCCTGGACATCACCTTCCACGAGGGCCCACCCGTCGTCGAGCCGGCCACGCAGCAGACCAACGACGCCATCGTGAGCGATCTCACGAAGGCCGGCTTCCGCGTCAAGCGCAACTACACGGGCGACAACACGGTGTTCGTCGCCCGCGTGAAGGAGAACAAGGCGAGCCCCATGTTCAACTGGTCCTGGGGCTACTACTCGATCTTCGACGCCGACGCCATCCTCTACGACGTGTTCAAGTGCGGCGAGACGTGGAGCTATTACTGCAACAAGGAGCTGGACGACCTGATCCACGCGGGGCGCTCCAGCCTCGACCCGAAGAAGCGGGCCGAGATCTACGTCAAGGCCCAGAAGCTCCTCTTCGACGATGCCGCCTACCTGTACAAGTGGGGCCTCCGCGGCGTCTGGGGGGTCTCGAACCGCATCGAGTACGCGGCGCCGCGCGACGAGATCGACCGCATGTTCCTCGCGACCCCGCGCAAGAAGTAGCGGGAACCTCTCCGGCGCGGGGCGGCCCCCCACCCCGCCCGCTCCCCGTGCTCGGGGGAGCGGGCGGCCGGGGCGGCCCCGCCGGCACTTCCCCCGGATGCGGCGCTACATCGCTCGTCAGCTGCTCCAGCTCGTCGTCGTCCTCGTCGGCATCTCCCTCCTGGCCTTCTCCATCCTCCACGTCATCGGCGACCCCGTCCTCCTCCTCCTGCCCCAGAACGCGGGCAAGGAGGAGTACGAACGCTACCACCGGCTGCTCGGCCTCGACAAACCACTCCACATCCAGTACTGGAAGTTCGTCAGCCGGGCCGTCCAGGGCGATTTCGGCAAGTCCTGGTACGCCGACACGCCGGCCTTCGCGCTGGTGCTCGAGCGTATGCCCCCCACCGTCTACCTCACCTTCGCCGGGCTGGCCGCGGCGATGCTGATCGCCCTCCCACTCGGGATCCTGGCCGCGCTCAAGCGTCACTCCTTCGTGGACAACCTCTGCACGATGCTCGCGGTGGCGGGCCAGGCGGTCCCCATCTTCTGGCTCGGCATCATGCTCATCATCGTCTTCGCCGTGCGGCTCAAGGCGCTGCCCGCCTCGGGCTACGGGACCTGGCAGCACTTTCTGATGCCCGCCTTCAGCCTCGGCACCTTCCTGGCGCCCATCACGATGCGTCTGGTGCGGTCCGGCGTCATCGAGGTCATGAACATGGAGTACATCAAGACGGCCCGGGCGAAGGGCGTGGCCGAACGGATGGTGGTGGTCAAGCACGCCTTCCGCAACGCCTGCATCCCGGTCATCACGGTGGTGGGGCTGCAGTTCGGCCAGCTCCTGGGCGGCGCCATCGTGACGGAGACCGTCTTCGCCTGGCCCGGGGTGGCGACGCTCACGGTGGAGTCCATCCGGAACCAGGACTTCCCGGTGGTGCAGTGCGCCGTGGTGCTGCTCGCCCTCGTCATCGTCACGGTCAACCTCATCGTGGACATCATCGTCGGCGTGATCGACCCGCGGATCCGGGTCGGCGGATGAGTGCGACGGGGACGGAGACGGGAGCGGCCGTGGCGCCGGGCGACCTCGCTCGCGCGGGGCTCCCCGGCGCGATGCACGGCTCGCTGCGCCGCCTGTGGCGGCTCAAGTGGGGCGTGGCGGCGGCGGTCATCATGGCGGCGATCGTGGGCGCCACCGTGCTGGCGCCCTGGCTGGCGCCGCACGACCCCATCAGCGTCAACATCCGCCACCGGCTCGCTCCGCCCGCCTGGATGGAGGGGGGCGGGCTCACGCACCCGCTGGGGACCGACCAGGTGGGCCGCGACCTCCTCTCACGGGTGATCTACGGAGGGCGGGTGTCGCTGGTGGTGGGCGTGGCGGCCGTGCTCCTGTCGGCCACCATCGGCGTGCTGCTGGGGCTCGGCGCCGGCTACTTCGGATCGCGCGTGGACTGGATCATCATGACGGGGGTCAACGTCATGCTGACTTTCCCGTTCGTGCTTCTGGCCCTGGCGGTGATCGCCGTCCTCGGCCCGAGCCTGCCGAACATGATCGCCGTGCTGGGCGCGGCCGGCTGGCCGATCTACGCCCGCGTGGTGAGGGCGGAGACGCTGTCCATCCGCGAGCGCGACTTCGTCGTGGCCAGCCGGGCGCTGGGCACGAGCCACCTTCGTATCGTGTTCCGGCAGATCCTCCCCAACCTGGTCTCCGCCGTCGTCGTGATCGCGACGCTCCAGGTGGCCCAGGTGATCATCCTGGAGTCGTTCCTCTCCTTCCTGGGGCTCGGGGTCCAGCCGCCGACGCCCGCCTGGGGCAACATGCTGGGCGAGGGGCGCGTCTACATGCTCAACTCGTGGTGGATCGCGGCCTTCCCCGGGCTCGCGATCTTCGTGACCACGCTCGTGATCAACCTCATGGGCAATGCGCTGCGCGACTGGCTCGACCCGCACATGAAACTCTAGTCGGGCGAGCCGCAGGCGAGGCGAGCGGAGATGACAATCCCCCGAGCGGAGCAACCCGGCGTGATGGGACTACTTGTAGCCGGAGCCAGCCTGCCTGTACTCCTCGCGGGGCGGCGAGAAGATGTCCAGCACGAGGGCCCGCGTGCCGGGGAGGGCGCGGCCGCCGTGGAGGACGTTGGGCGGTGTCTGCCAGAAGTCTCCGGCCTTGACGTGGTGCTCGACGCCGTCCTGGATGCGGATCCACTCGCCCTCGAGGCAGACCCCCCACTGCTCGTTGGGGTGAGAATGCACCGGCGAGGCCGAGCCCGGCTCGATCTCCACCACCGAGAGCATGAGGTGTACGCCGGGGAAGACGCGGGCGCGGATCCCCTCGGTGAGCTGGCGCGGGATGCCGCCCGTCGTGATGTTGTGAAAGCGCTGCGCGTCGTCGCCCATGGGCGGCTCCTTTATCCTCAACATGCCTGGCGGCATGTTGACCGTGGGCCAACTCGATCGGGACCACCGGCCCGCCCCATCCCCCGCCCCCAGCCGCGCCATGCCTGGCGGCATGTTGACCGTGGGCCAACTCGATCGGGACCACCGGCCCGCCCCCGGTCGCCCATCGCGTATCATACCCTGGAGGCTCTGCCTTGAGAGTGTTCCTGGCCATGCTGTCCCACGAGACGAACACGTTCAGCAACGTGCCCGCCGATCGGGCCCAGTTCGAGGCGCGCAGCCTCCACTACGGGGACGACGTCGTGGAGGCCTTCCGCGGCACGGGCACCTGCCTGGGCGGCATGATCGAGGCGGCCGAGCGGCGGGGCGTCCGCCTCGTCCCCTCGGTGGCCGCCGCCGCCTCGCCCGCCGGGTGCGTCACGAGCGAGATCTACGCGCACGTCAGGACCCGCCTGCTCGCCGATCTCCGGGCCGCGGGCGCCGTGGACGGCGTGCTCCTCGATCTGCACGGCGCCATGGTGCCCGAGGGGATCGACGACGGCGAGGGCGACGTCATCGAGGCGGTGCGCCAGGCAGTGGGGCCGCACGTCCCCATCGCCGTGACGCTGGATCTGCACGGCAATCTATCCGAGGGGATGGTCAGGGGCGCCGATCTCCTCCACGGGTACAAGACCTACCCACACGTGGACATGGCGGAGCGCGGTGTGGAGGCCACGGAACGGCTGCTCGACGCAATTGCCGGGCGTATCCGGCCCACGGCCGCGCACAGGAAACCGCCGCTCTTGCCGCCGCTGGGCAACCAGGGCACGGCGCGCGGCCCGATGCGGCGCCTCTACGATCTGGCCGGCGAGATGGAGAAGGACCCCCGGGTGATCTCCATCTCGGTGTTCGCGGGCTTCCCTCACGCCGACATCCCCGACGCGGGGCTCGGGATCTACGTGGTCACCGACGGAGACCAGGCGCTCGCCGGAGAGCTGGCGGACCGCCTGGCCGCCGTCGCGTGGGAGCACCGCCACGAGTTCATCCACCACGGCGCTCCCGTCCCCGAGGCGGTGCAGCGGGCGCTCCGTGCCGAGGGGCGCCCCATCGTGCTCGCCGACATGGCGGACAACACCGGTGGCGGCGCGGCCGGCGACGGCACCGAGATCCTCCGCGAGCTGCTCCGGGTGGGCGCGCGCTCCGCCGTCGTGGCCTGCCTCTGGGATCCGCTGGCCGTCCGCGAGTGCGCGCGAGCCGGGGTGGGCCAGAGCGTGACGCTGGAGGTGGGCGGCAAGGTGGACGACAGGCACGGCGCCCCGCTGCGCGTCACGGGAGTGGTGCGGACGCTGTCGGATGGCCGCTTCGTCCACAAGGGCCCCATGGCGCGGGGGCTGCCGGGGCGGCTCGGCACCACCGCGGTGCTCGACGTCAACGGCGTGAAGATCATCCTCATCTCCCATCGCTGGCAGACGCTGGACCCCGAGATGATCCGCTTCGTCGGGCTGGACCCGCTCGAGGACAAGATCCTGGTGGTCAAGTCCACCATCCACTACCGCGCCGCCTTCGAGCCCCTCGCCAGCGAGATCATCGAGGTCGACGCTCCGGGGCTGTCCTCGTCGAACCTCGAGCGCTTCGACTTCAAGCGCCTCCGGCGGCCCATCTTCCCTCTCGACCGGGAGGCGACCTACCCATGACCCGCCGCCTCGCCCTCTGCGCCGTTGCGGTGTTCACGGCCGGCGCCGCCGCAGGGCTCCTCGCCGGGAGCGCGCTGTCCGCGGCCGGGCCGCGGATGTGGGCCGACGTGCTCCTCACGCGGACGACGAGCGAGATCCCGCGCAAGGTCTCCCTCCGGGTCAACGACGATCACTGGGACCCCGGGGCCGAGGGCGGCTGGCACCGGCACCCCGGGCCGACGATCCTCTACGTCATCGAGGGCGAGCTGTCGGAGGCCACCCGGCAGGGCACCAATACGCTCAAGCGAGGGCAGGCCGTCTGGCGTTCAGCGAGCCACGAGCACAATGTCAGGAACCCCGGGCCGGGTCCGGCGCGGGCACTGGCGATCCACCTCGACCCGGCCCACTGAGCAGAGCGAGGACATCCGCAATGGCGTTCCCGGACTTCACGGCGGCGGACTTCAAGGTGTTCGAGATCGAGGGCTTCGCTCCCCGCATGGAGGCCATCAGGCGGCGCCTCCGCCCGAAGCTCGAGGCGGCGGGCCGTGCGCTCCTGCCGGACGTCACGCGCGTCGGCGGCGCACAGGCCTTCGCGCACGTGGCCCGGCACGCCCGCCGCACCGTGAACCCGCCGGACGACACCTGGGTGGCCTTCGCCGTGGACCGGCGCGGATACAAGAAGCATTGCCACTTCAAGGTCGCGCTGTCGCGCGGGGCCCTGCGCTTCCTCTTCGAGGCAGGCCCCGAGCACGCCGCGAAGAAGCGCTGGGTGGCGGCGTGGAAGCGGGACGCGCCCAAGGTGGTGCCCGTCTTGAGGCGCGCCAGGGGACTCGCGTGGTTCAGGAACGAGCACGATGACGCTCCCGCTGCCGTCCTGAGCGACCTGCCGGGGGACGCGGTCGCCCGCCTTGGCGAGGAGCTGCTGCGGAGGCGTGACGGGCAGCTCGTCCTGGGCCGCGCCGTTCCAGCCGAGGAGGCCGCACGGTGGAGGCCGGGGGACTGCGCGCGCGTCGCGCGGGAGACGTTCCACCTGCTCGCTCCGCTGTACAGGCTGCGATAGTGGACAGCGCGGCGATCTTCGACATGGACGGGGTCCTCATCGACAGCGGCGTCTGGCACCGGGCCGCCTGGCAGGCCCTGCTCGCCGAGCTGGGAGTGCCGCCGGCGCGGCCCGACTTCTGGAGGCTCACCATCGGGCGGCCCGCCGAGGAGGCGGTGCCTCTGCTCCTCGGCAAGACGCTGTCCGGCAGCGAGGCGTGGCGCCTCGCGCGGCGCAAGCGCGATCTCTATGTGGGGCTCGCCCGCCAGGGGCTCCGCGCCGTGCCCGGCGCGCCGGCCTTCGTCGAGTCGCTCGAGCGCCGGGGCGTGCCCCGCGCCGTGGGAACCTCGGCCTCACGGCCGGACGTCGAGCGCATGCTCGGCGCCGTCGGGCTCAGGCGTCACTTCGACGTGGTGGTCACCGCCGAGGACGTGCGACGCGGCAAGCCGGATCCCGAGGTCTACGCGCTCGCCGCACGGCGGCTCGGGGCGACGCCGGACGCCTGCCTGGTGTTCGAGGACTCGGTAGTCGGCGTCGAGGCGGCGCGCCTGGCGGGTATGCGCGCCATCGGGGTCACGACGGCGTACGGCGAGGAGGAACTCCGTGCCGCCGGCGCACTTGCGGTCGTCGCGGATTTCGAGGGGCTCCAGTGGGAAGCGATCGCCCGGCGGTGAGCACCCCGGGGTTCTGGGAGGCGCTCTACGCCTCCCGGAGCGACGGCTGGGAGCTGGGCCACCCCGCCCCGCCGCTGACTTCCTGGCTCTCCGCAGGCAACGCGTTTCCGGCGGCCCGCGCCGGGCCTGCCTCCGTCGCAGTTCCCGGCTGCGGCCGCGGACACGACGCGCGCCTCCTCGCCCGCGCGGGCTACCGCGTCTCGGGCTTCGACTTCGCGCCCGCCGCGATCGCCGAAGCGCGGGCGCTGGCCCAGGCCGACGGCGTCGAGGTCACCCTCGAGCAGCGGGACGTCTTCACGCTGGCGGGGGACTGCGAAGGCCTCTTCGACGGGGTGTGGGAGTACACGTGCTTCTGCGCCATCGAACCGGCCCGCCGCGAGGAGTACGCGCGGGTGATTCACGCCATCCTGCGGCCCGGCGGCCGGCTGCTCGCCTGCTTCTATCCGCTCCGCGAGGGCACCGACGGGCCTCCCTTCCCCGTGTCGGTGGCGGAGGTCGAGCGCGTGCTGTCCCCGCACTTCGGCATCCTCGAGGCGGGGCCGCCGGCGGAGTCGGTGGAGCGCCGGCGCGGCCTCGAGTGGCTGGTGCTCGCCCACCGCCTCGGGTGACGGATCCCGCCGGCCCGGCGCCCACCGGGTCCGGAGAGGGGGCCCGCCCTCCGGACCCCGGCGCCTCGCGGGTAG
This sequence is a window from Candidatus Rokuibacteriota bacterium. Protein-coding genes within it:
- a CDS encoding HAD family phosphatase is translated as MDSAAIFDMDGVLIDSGVWHRAAWQALLAELGVPPARPDFWRLTIGRPAEEAVPLLLGKTLSGSEAWRLARRKRDLYVGLARQGLRAVPGAPAFVESLERRGVPRAVGTSASRPDVERMLGAVGLRRHFDVVVTAEDVRRGKPDPEVYALAARRLGATPDACLVFEDSVVGVEAARLAGMRAIGVTTAYGEEELRAAGALAVVADFEGLQWEAIARR
- a CDS encoding NAD-dependent epimerase/dehydratase family protein; translation: MTRKSLALVTGGAGFIGSHLVERLLADGYRVRVFDNFSTGSRANLDFARGDRGLEVMRGDLVNLAAVKRAVAGASVVFNQAAMRSVPRSVADPLGANASNVTGFLHLLHAAAAERRKPRIVYASSSSVYGERPDLPKREEQPTSPISPYAATKVAGEIYAGVWSRLFGVETVGLRYFNVFGPRQDPKSEYAAVIPRFILWGLGRRPLQVHGDGTQSRDFTYIDNVVSANLLAARAPAAAVSGKSYNVGCGSRITLLGMIAMLEGLLGTPLRRRHLPRRVGDVPHTLADIGSAKRDFGYEPLVTFDEGLRRTVDFFMGGKR
- a CDS encoding methyltransferase domain-containing protein, whose protein sequence is MSTPGFWEALYASRSDGWELGHPAPPLTSWLSAGNAFPAARAGPASVAVPGCGRGHDARLLARAGYRVSGFDFAPAAIAEARALAQADGVEVTLEQRDVFTLAGDCEGLFDGVWEYTCFCAIEPARREEYARVIHAILRPGGRLLACFYPLREGTDGPPFPVSVAEVERVLSPHFGILEAGPPAESVERRRGLEWLVLAHRLG
- a CDS encoding ABC transporter permease is translated as MHGSLRRLWRLKWGVAAAVIMAAIVGATVLAPWLAPHDPISVNIRHRLAPPAWMEGGGLTHPLGTDQVGRDLLSRVIYGGRVSLVVGVAAVLLSATIGVLLGLGAGYFGSRVDWIIMTGVNVMLTFPFVLLALAVIAVLGPSLPNMIAVLGAAGWPIYARVVRAETLSIRERDFVVASRALGTSHLRIVFRQILPNLVSAVVVIATLQVAQVIILESFLSFLGLGVQPPTPAWGNMLGEGRVYMLNSWWIAAFPGLAIFVTTLVINLMGNALRDWLDPHMKL
- a CDS encoding cupin domain-containing protein; translated protein: MGDDAQRFHNITTGGIPRQLTEGIRARVFPGVHLMLSVVEIEPGSASPVHSHPNEQWGVCLEGEWIRIQDGVEHHVKAGDFWQTPPNVLHGGRALPGTRALVLDIFSPPREEYRQAGSGYK
- a CDS encoding DUF1054 family protein; the protein is MAFPDFTAADFKVFEIEGFAPRMEAIRRRLRPKLEAAGRALLPDVTRVGGAQAFAHVARHARRTVNPPDDTWVAFAVDRRGYKKHCHFKVALSRGALRFLFEAGPEHAAKKRWVAAWKRDAPKVVPVLRRARGLAWFRNEHDDAPAAVLSDLPGDAVARLGEELLRRRDGQLVLGRAVPAEEAARWRPGDCARVARETFHLLAPLYRLR
- a CDS encoding ABC transporter permease — protein: MRRYIARQLLQLVVVLVGISLLAFSILHVIGDPVLLLLPQNAGKEEYERYHRLLGLDKPLHIQYWKFVSRAVQGDFGKSWYADTPAFALVLERMPPTVYLTFAGLAAAMLIALPLGILAALKRHSFVDNLCTMLAVAGQAVPIFWLGIMLIIVFAVRLKALPASGYGTWQHFLMPAFSLGTFLAPITMRLVRSGVIEVMNMEYIKTARAKGVAERMVVVKHAFRNACIPVITVVGLQFGQLLGGAIVTETVFAWPGVATLTVESIRNQDFPVVQCAVVLLALVIVTVNLIVDIIVGVIDPRIRVGG
- a CDS encoding M81 family metallopeptidase gives rise to the protein MRVFLAMLSHETNTFSNVPADRAQFEARSLHYGDDVVEAFRGTGTCLGGMIEAAERRGVRLVPSVAAAASPAGCVTSEIYAHVRTRLLADLRAAGAVDGVLLDLHGAMVPEGIDDGEGDVIEAVRQAVGPHVPIAVTLDLHGNLSEGMVRGADLLHGYKTYPHVDMAERGVEATERLLDAIAGRIRPTAAHRKPPLLPPLGNQGTARGPMRRLYDLAGEMEKDPRVISISVFAGFPHADIPDAGLGIYVVTDGDQALAGELADRLAAVAWEHRHEFIHHGAPVPEAVQRALRAEGRPIVLADMADNTGGGAAGDGTEILRELLRVGARSAVVACLWDPLAVRECARAGVGQSVTLEVGGKVDDRHGAPLRVTGVVRTLSDGRFVHKGPMARGLPGRLGTTAVLDVNGVKIILISHRWQTLDPEMIRFVGLDPLEDKILVVKSTIHYRAAFEPLASEIIEVDAPGLSSSNLERFDFKRLRRPIFPLDREATYP
- a CDS encoding cupin domain-containing protein, which produces MTRRLALCAVAVFTAGAAAGLLAGSALSAAGPRMWADVLLTRTTSEIPRKVSLRVNDDHWDPGAEGGWHRHPGPTILYVIEGELSEATRQGTNTLKRGQAVWRSASHEHNVRNPGPGPARALAIHLDPAH